Proteins encoded together in one Jaculus jaculus isolate mJacJac1 chromosome 7, mJacJac1.mat.Y.cur, whole genome shotgun sequence window:
- the LOC123462337 gene encoding 60S ribosomal protein L29-like: protein MHLAKKHREALKKLQANNTKAMNAQAEAVKAPVKPKQAKPKPPKGPSSADLLSSPTPSLSTYMTKSHRLCQTRTKAQTAAPAKAQIQALQLSLQFRNAPRPL from the coding sequence ATGCATTTGGCAAAGAAGCACAGGGAGGCCCTGAAGAAGTTGCAGGCCAACAACACGAAGGCAATGAATGCTCAGGCTGAGGCTGTCAAGGCCCCTGTAAAGCCCAAGCAGGCTAAGCCCAAGCCCCCAAAGGGTCCCAGCTCAGCAGACTTGCTTTCATCACCCACCCCAAGTTTGTCTACCTACATGACCAAGAGTCACAGGCTCTGCCAAACAAGAACCAAGGCCCAGACTGCAGCTCCAGCTAAGGCCCAGATACAGGCTTTGCAGCTTTCACTCCAGTTCAGAAATGCTCCCAGGCCCCTGTGA